One stretch of Juglans microcarpa x Juglans regia isolate MS1-56 chromosome 3D, Jm3101_v1.0, whole genome shotgun sequence DNA includes these proteins:
- the LOC121256470 gene encoding protein PHYTOCHROME-DEPENDENT LATE-FLOWERING-like isoform X2 produces the protein MKIYCPLLSVQEIESRILKALQPDLHLNPDPLQDRHRGELLAKKLNLGIAWSWKKRRLGDTIAIHTSSRNPNNVTQISSSCDIQNSISQSGFTYQDRVTCLQENNVLPETTSQSNLLMVDNQLADSCNQSVSIAQKKSSFVRVPYQDCSNTRSNSTKAISSISGKKGRCETEALQEYIPIKLKQEPVDFSQQQLPGGQAKSILAHELLRENTLLHQQIMAEKLQDEKNQHKSHPSLLINSGQPFLEGIPRLLAGMPTCTVKQEPAESSFFSSDVRKINDNCFQMDKRITQSNLQQLEQQQLSALLRANTPSTHSSCNRVTQPVNKSLRNESATQKRKALQNPQVSAGIRSATLSSQQDDSWAREASIPAKGKLSYQNIGSNMKVVGSLARTCNLNAVNGNILPAGNLPSFKPPETKVDPVIERLLKIEGITQRYGLNYKKHKLDPFLRRKPSFHTNPLVAFHLSSSEDNRKSKDDAINKVPPSKCSIERRFNVCKSRTLTFVRQCHVNDRNVTPMVDREAQITLFISETLNEGILEASLYYGDEGEIGSFVIPLFFSSTHSMDIFASQFTSLMLDEGYRIASDRVEPTALHTGGDSSSHSRVINNATPATGTAELPAPALISGLSPLMDNPMTASLSAHNATRLPSQNILSRANLLPPENIWSTIRLPGGWISKSQLDIAAPVSAPQWQMILSNRARLQLQMQMQQRERQQEIMQGNLLAGGLGVAAGGLGTVQPNCGIQGLGDVNIGSFSNLMGVGGSSPMLMGGFRTWIGSGSQSSNICSNISGSSESKQLLGLINHAAVDTAKMRTAETQGRASVGVVPLQRNSSGMPMDALNPQSMAYNFNNQWQPQLQLQEHLRVLQSQEDMKSLLQPPALTSLVENVGLPTSQVTLQRSDDQPPMSPSN, from the exons ATGAAGATATATTG TCCCTTGTTATCGGTTCAGGAAATTGAGTCCCGCATTCTTAAGGCTTTGCAACCTGATCTTCATCTGAACCCAGACCCACTGCAGGACAGGCATCGTGGAGAACTCCTGGCAAAGAAG CTGAACTTGGGAATTGCTTGGAGCTGGAAAAAGAGAAGGCTTGGTGACACAATAGCAATTCATACATCATCCAGGAATCCAAATAATGTGACCCAAATTTCAAGTAGTTGTGATATCCAGAATTCCATCTCTCAATCTGGCTTCACGTATCAAGATAGAGTTACATGTTTACAGGAAAACAATGTTCTTCCAGAGACTACGTCACAGTCAAATCTTTTGATGGTAGACAATCAATTAGCAGATAGTTGTAATCAATCTGTGTCGATAGCTCAGAAAAAATCCAGTTTTGTTCGTGTACCCTATCAAGATTGTAGTAACACCAGAAGTAATTCAACAAAAGCCATCTCATCCATATCCGGCAAGAAGGGTAGATGTGAAACGGAAGCACTTCAAGAGTATATTCCTATAAAGCTCAAGCAAGAGCCTGTAGACTTCTCTCAACAACAGCTTCCTGGAGGCCAAGCCAAAAGCATTCTTGCACATGAACTACTGCGGGAGAACACTCTCTTACATCAGCAAATTATGGCTGAAAAACTTCAAGATGAAAAAAATCAGCACAAATCACATCCTTCTCTGTTAATAAACAGTGGCCAACCGTTTCTTGAAGGTATTCCAAGGCTGCTTGCTGGAATGCCCACTTGTACTGTGAAACAAGAGCCTGCAGAAAGTAGTTTCTTCAGTTCAGATGTTAGGAAGATAAACGATAACTGCTTTCAGATGGATAAGAGAATTACTCAATCTAATCTTCAGCAATTAGAACAGCAACAACTATCAGCACTGTTAAGAGCCAATACCCCTTCTACCCACTCATCATGCAATCGCGTTACTCAGCCGGTTAACAAAAGTTTGAGGAACGAAAGTGCTACTCAGAAGAGAAAAGCTTTGCAAAATCCACAGGTTTCAGCTGGTATCAGAAGCGCAACTCTAAGTTCTCAACAGGATGATTCTTGGGCAAGAGAGGCATCTATACCTGCAAAAGGGAAACTGAGTTATCAGAATATAGGCTCGAATATGAAAGTAGTTGGTTCTCTTGCTCGCACCTGCAATTTGAATGCAGTCAATGGAAACATTCTTCCAGCTGGAAATCTTCCTTCATTCAAGCCTCCAGAAACTAAAGTTGACCCTGTTATTGagaggttattgaagattgAAGGGATTACTCAAAG GTATGGACTGAATTACAAGAAACACAAATTGGACCCCTTTTTGCGAAGAAAACCTTCTTTTCATACAAATCCTCTGGTTGCTTTCCACCTTTCAAGTTCTGAGGACAATAGAAAGTCAAAGGATGATGCTATAAATAAAGTTCCTCCATCAAAGTGCTCTATTGAAAGGAGATTTAATGTCTGTAAGAGCAGAACATTGACATTTGTACGTCAATGTCATGTCAATGACA GAAATGTGACTCCCATGGTTGATAGAGAGGCTCAGATCACACTGTTCATATCAGAGACGCTTAATGAGGGAATATTGGAAGCAAGTCTTTATTATGGAGACGAAGGAGAGATTGGTTCTTTTGTtatccctctctttttctctagCACT CATTCAATGGACATTTTTGCTTCTCAGTTCACTTCATTG ATGCTGGATGAAGGATACCGCATTGCTAGTGATCGTGTGGAACCTACAGCTCTCCACACTGGGGGTGACTCAAGCAGTCACTCAAGAGTTATAAACAATGCTACTCCAGCAACTGGAACTGCTGAGTTGCCTGCCCCAGCTCTGATTTCTGGATTATCACCTCTAATGGACAATCCTATGACTGCCAGCTTATCAGCCCATAACGCCACACGATTACCCTCACAGAACATTCTCTCTAGAGCCAACTTGCTCCCCCCTGAAAACATTTGGTCAACTATACGGCTCCCAGGCGGTTGGATATCCAAATCACAACTTGACATTGCTGCACCAGTCAGTGCCCCACAATGGCAGATGATATTGAGTAATCGTGCCCGTTTACAGTTGCAGATGCAGATGCAGCAACGAGAAAGACAACAGGAAATTATGCAAGGAAACTTATTAGCGGGAGGATTGGGAGTGGCTGCAGGTGGACTTGGTACAGTCCAACCGAATTGTGGAATCCAGGGGCTTGGAGATGTTAATATTGGTTCTTTCAGTAATCTCATGGGTGTGGGTGGCTCATCACCTATGCTAATGGGAGGATTTAGGACTTGGATTGGTAGTGGGAGTCAATCTAGCAATATTTGCAGCAATATATCAGGTTCAAGTGAAAGTAAACAGCTTCTTGGTTTGATTAATCATGCAGCAGTAGATACAGCAAAGATGAGGACAGCAGAAACCCAGGGGAGAGCTTCAGTCGGTGTAGTTCCACTACAGAGAAATAGCAGTGGGATGCCAATGGATGCATTGAATCCTCAAAGCATGGCATATAACTTCAACAACCAGTGGCAGCCACAGCTACAATTGCAGGAGCACCTACGTGTGCTGCAGTCTCAGGAGGATATGAAATCACTGCTCCAGCCTCCAGCACTGACTAGTTTAGTTGAGAATGTGGGTTTGCCCACCAGCCAAGTCACCTTGCAAAGATCTGATGACCAGCCTCCAATGAGTCCCAGCAACTGA
- the LOC121256470 gene encoding protein PHYTOCHROME-DEPENDENT LATE-FLOWERING-like isoform X1: protein MGVSFKVAKTGTRYRPKLLQIEDNDNENGSVTESQKSANEGNITEKGAKAAEYSNSFTKPTVHSVSEDLEVSFSLNLFPNGFSFGNATEVFNDEPKQLHPYDRGSKTLFSAIEYGCLPGDLLDDIPCKYVNGALLCEIRDYRNLWPQKGGPAASVEKSSIVHKVLLHICMENVVKDISLIADDSWTYEDILEIESRILKALQPDLHLNPDPLQDRHRGELLAKKLNLGIAWSWKKRRLGDTIAIHTSSRNPNNVTQISSSCDIQNSISQSGFTYQDRVTCLQENNVLPETTSQSNLLMVDNQLADSCNQSVSIAQKKSSFVRVPYQDCSNTRSNSTKAISSISGKKGRCETEALQEYIPIKLKQEPVDFSQQQLPGGQAKSILAHELLRENTLLHQQIMAEKLQDEKNQHKSHPSLLINSGQPFLEGIPRLLAGMPTCTVKQEPAESSFFSSDVRKINDNCFQMDKRITQSNLQQLEQQQLSALLRANTPSTHSSCNRVTQPVNKSLRNESATQKRKALQNPQVSAGIRSATLSSQQDDSWAREASIPAKGKLSYQNIGSNMKVVGSLARTCNLNAVNGNILPAGNLPSFKPPETKVDPVIERLLKIEGITQRYGLNYKKHKLDPFLRRKPSFHTNPLVAFHLSSSEDNRKSKDDAINKVPPSKCSIERRFNVCKSRTLTFVRQCHVNDRNVTPMVDREAQITLFISETLNEGILEASLYYGDEGEIGSFVIPLFFSSTHSMDIFASQFTSLMLDEGYRIASDRVEPTALHTGGDSSSHSRVINNATPATGTAELPAPALISGLSPLMDNPMTASLSAHNATRLPSQNILSRANLLPPENIWSTIRLPGGWISKSQLDIAAPVSAPQWQMILSNRARLQLQMQMQQRERQQEIMQGNLLAGGLGVAAGGLGTVQPNCGIQGLGDVNIGSFSNLMGVGGSSPMLMGGFRTWIGSGSQSSNICSNISGSSESKQLLGLINHAAVDTAKMRTAETQGRASVGVVPLQRNSSGMPMDALNPQSMAYNFNNQWQPQLQLQEHLRVLQSQEDMKSLLQPPALTSLVENVGLPTSQVTLQRSDDQPPMSPSN from the exons ATGGGCGTGTCTTTCAAGGTTGCAAAAACGGGTACGAGGTACCGGCCGAAGCTGCTTCAGATTGAGGACAATGACAACGAGAATGGCTCTGTCACCGAGTCTCAGAAGAGTGCTAACGAG GGTAATATAACTGAGAAAGGAGCTAAGGCTGCTGAGTATTCAAATTCATTTACCAAACCTACTGTGCACTCAGTTTCAGAAG ATCTTGAAGTGTCCTTTTCACTGAATTTATTCCCAAATGGGTTTTCTTTCGGAAATGCCACTGAG GTGTTCAATGATGAGCCAAAGCAATTGCACCCTTATGACAGGGGATCGAAGACACTATTCTCT GCTATTGAGTACGGTTGCTTACCTGGAGATCTTTTGGATGATATACCCTGCAAATATGTCAACGGAGCACTTCTGTGTGAG ATTCGGGATTATCGTAATCTATGGCCCCAGAAAGGAGGTCCTGCTGCTTCTGTGGAGAAATCTTCAATTGTTCATAAAGTGCTCCTACATATTTGTATGGAAAATGTGGTCAAGGACATCTCCTTGATTGCAGATGATTCTTGGACCTATGAAGATATATTG GAAATTGAGTCCCGCATTCTTAAGGCTTTGCAACCTGATCTTCATCTGAACCCAGACCCACTGCAGGACAGGCATCGTGGAGAACTCCTGGCAAAGAAG CTGAACTTGGGAATTGCTTGGAGCTGGAAAAAGAGAAGGCTTGGTGACACAATAGCAATTCATACATCATCCAGGAATCCAAATAATGTGACCCAAATTTCAAGTAGTTGTGATATCCAGAATTCCATCTCTCAATCTGGCTTCACGTATCAAGATAGAGTTACATGTTTACAGGAAAACAATGTTCTTCCAGAGACTACGTCACAGTCAAATCTTTTGATGGTAGACAATCAATTAGCAGATAGTTGTAATCAATCTGTGTCGATAGCTCAGAAAAAATCCAGTTTTGTTCGTGTACCCTATCAAGATTGTAGTAACACCAGAAGTAATTCAACAAAAGCCATCTCATCCATATCCGGCAAGAAGGGTAGATGTGAAACGGAAGCACTTCAAGAGTATATTCCTATAAAGCTCAAGCAAGAGCCTGTAGACTTCTCTCAACAACAGCTTCCTGGAGGCCAAGCCAAAAGCATTCTTGCACATGAACTACTGCGGGAGAACACTCTCTTACATCAGCAAATTATGGCTGAAAAACTTCAAGATGAAAAAAATCAGCACAAATCACATCCTTCTCTGTTAATAAACAGTGGCCAACCGTTTCTTGAAGGTATTCCAAGGCTGCTTGCTGGAATGCCCACTTGTACTGTGAAACAAGAGCCTGCAGAAAGTAGTTTCTTCAGTTCAGATGTTAGGAAGATAAACGATAACTGCTTTCAGATGGATAAGAGAATTACTCAATCTAATCTTCAGCAATTAGAACAGCAACAACTATCAGCACTGTTAAGAGCCAATACCCCTTCTACCCACTCATCATGCAATCGCGTTACTCAGCCGGTTAACAAAAGTTTGAGGAACGAAAGTGCTACTCAGAAGAGAAAAGCTTTGCAAAATCCACAGGTTTCAGCTGGTATCAGAAGCGCAACTCTAAGTTCTCAACAGGATGATTCTTGGGCAAGAGAGGCATCTATACCTGCAAAAGGGAAACTGAGTTATCAGAATATAGGCTCGAATATGAAAGTAGTTGGTTCTCTTGCTCGCACCTGCAATTTGAATGCAGTCAATGGAAACATTCTTCCAGCTGGAAATCTTCCTTCATTCAAGCCTCCAGAAACTAAAGTTGACCCTGTTATTGagaggttattgaagattgAAGGGATTACTCAAAG GTATGGACTGAATTACAAGAAACACAAATTGGACCCCTTTTTGCGAAGAAAACCTTCTTTTCATACAAATCCTCTGGTTGCTTTCCACCTTTCAAGTTCTGAGGACAATAGAAAGTCAAAGGATGATGCTATAAATAAAGTTCCTCCATCAAAGTGCTCTATTGAAAGGAGATTTAATGTCTGTAAGAGCAGAACATTGACATTTGTACGTCAATGTCATGTCAATGACA GAAATGTGACTCCCATGGTTGATAGAGAGGCTCAGATCACACTGTTCATATCAGAGACGCTTAATGAGGGAATATTGGAAGCAAGTCTTTATTATGGAGACGAAGGAGAGATTGGTTCTTTTGTtatccctctctttttctctagCACT CATTCAATGGACATTTTTGCTTCTCAGTTCACTTCATTG ATGCTGGATGAAGGATACCGCATTGCTAGTGATCGTGTGGAACCTACAGCTCTCCACACTGGGGGTGACTCAAGCAGTCACTCAAGAGTTATAAACAATGCTACTCCAGCAACTGGAACTGCTGAGTTGCCTGCCCCAGCTCTGATTTCTGGATTATCACCTCTAATGGACAATCCTATGACTGCCAGCTTATCAGCCCATAACGCCACACGATTACCCTCACAGAACATTCTCTCTAGAGCCAACTTGCTCCCCCCTGAAAACATTTGGTCAACTATACGGCTCCCAGGCGGTTGGATATCCAAATCACAACTTGACATTGCTGCACCAGTCAGTGCCCCACAATGGCAGATGATATTGAGTAATCGTGCCCGTTTACAGTTGCAGATGCAGATGCAGCAACGAGAAAGACAACAGGAAATTATGCAAGGAAACTTATTAGCGGGAGGATTGGGAGTGGCTGCAGGTGGACTTGGTACAGTCCAACCGAATTGTGGAATCCAGGGGCTTGGAGATGTTAATATTGGTTCTTTCAGTAATCTCATGGGTGTGGGTGGCTCATCACCTATGCTAATGGGAGGATTTAGGACTTGGATTGGTAGTGGGAGTCAATCTAGCAATATTTGCAGCAATATATCAGGTTCAAGTGAAAGTAAACAGCTTCTTGGTTTGATTAATCATGCAGCAGTAGATACAGCAAAGATGAGGACAGCAGAAACCCAGGGGAGAGCTTCAGTCGGTGTAGTTCCACTACAGAGAAATAGCAGTGGGATGCCAATGGATGCATTGAATCCTCAAAGCATGGCATATAACTTCAACAACCAGTGGCAGCCACAGCTACAATTGCAGGAGCACCTACGTGTGCTGCAGTCTCAGGAGGATATGAAATCACTGCTCCAGCCTCCAGCACTGACTAGTTTAGTTGAGAATGTGGGTTTGCCCACCAGCCAAGTCACCTTGCAAAGATCTGATGACCAGCCTCCAATGAGTCCCAGCAACTGA